One Streptomyces sp. NBC_01217 genomic region harbors:
- a CDS encoding carbohydrate ABC transporter permease, which yields MNLLQAKAPARRGTSRIGALFVTPYVVFVLAVFAVPLVYTVWISFHRFYFTAPGADADTPWVGLDNYRAVFTDPVVGQAFLNILVFLVINVPLTVGLSLVLASALNAKLPFRSFFRAAYYVPYVTASVALVAVWQFLFGGSGLVNNLLGDLAPDPSWLVNSTLAMPVIAFFVTWKQLGFFVMLYLAALQNVGRELYEAASVDGAGRIRQFFSVTVPGVRPATTLVVIYAVITGANLFSEPYLLTGGGGPDHASASPVLLMYQKGIEQGHPDFAAALGVVLVAFVLAVSLLARRLTERGN from the coding sequence ATGAACCTTCTCCAAGCCAAGGCCCCCGCCCGGCGCGGCACTTCGCGCATAGGCGCGCTCTTCGTCACCCCTTACGTGGTGTTCGTACTCGCCGTCTTCGCGGTTCCCCTCGTCTACACGGTGTGGATCTCCTTCCACCGCTTCTACTTCACCGCCCCCGGCGCCGACGCCGACACCCCCTGGGTGGGACTGGACAACTACCGGGCGGTGTTCACGGATCCGGTGGTGGGCCAGGCCTTCCTCAACATCCTGGTCTTCCTGGTCATCAATGTGCCGCTGACCGTGGGCCTATCCCTGGTCCTCGCCTCGGCGCTCAATGCCAAGCTGCCGTTCCGGTCCTTCTTCCGGGCCGCCTACTACGTTCCGTACGTCACCGCGAGCGTGGCCCTGGTCGCGGTCTGGCAGTTCCTGTTCGGCGGCAGCGGACTGGTCAACAACCTGCTGGGCGACCTCGCCCCCGATCCGTCCTGGCTGGTCAACTCGACGCTCGCGATGCCGGTGATCGCCTTCTTCGTCACCTGGAAGCAGCTCGGCTTCTTCGTGATGCTGTACCTCGCCGCACTGCAGAACGTCGGCAGGGAGCTGTACGAGGCCGCGTCCGTCGACGGGGCGGGCCGCATCCGCCAGTTCTTCTCCGTCACCGTGCCGGGTGTCCGCCCCGCGACCACCCTGGTCGTCATCTACGCGGTCATCACCGGCGCGAACCTCTTCAGCGAGCCCTATCTGCTGACCGGCGGGGGCGGCCCCGACCATGCCTCCGCCTCCCCGGTGCTGCTCATGTACCAGAAGGGCATCGAGCAGGGGCACCCCGACTTCGCCGCCGCGCTCGGCGTCGTACTGGTGGCCTTCGTGCTCGCCGTCTCCCTGCTCGCCCGCAGGCTCACCGAGAGGGGCAACTGA